A stretch of the Xiphias gladius isolate SHS-SW01 ecotype Sanya breed wild chromosome 19, ASM1685928v1, whole genome shotgun sequence genome encodes the following:
- the LOC120805579 gene encoding serine/threonine-protein phosphatase 6 catalytic subunit isoform X2 yields MAPLDLDKYAEIAKQCKYLPENDLKRLCDYVCDLLLEESNVQPVSTPVTVCGDIHGQGDFVDRGYYSLETFTYLLVLKAKWPDRITLLRGNHESRQITQVYGFYDECQTKYGNANAWRYCTKVFDMLTVAALMDEQILCVHGGLSPDIKTLDQIRTIERNQEIPHKGAFCDLVWSDPEDVDTWAISPRGAGWLFGAKVTNEFVHINNLKLICRAHQLVHEGYKFMFDEKLVTVWSAPNYCYRCGNIASIMVFKDANTREPKLFRAVPDSERVIPPRTTTPYFL; encoded by the exons ATGGCGCCTCTAGATTTGGATAAATATGCAGAGATCGCAAAACAGTGTAAATACCTCCCTGAAAATGACCTCAAG AGGTTATGTGACTACGTGTGTGATCTCCTACTGGAGGAGTCCAACGTTCAGCCTGTCTCTACTCCTGTAACAGTATGTGGGGACATACATGGACAG GGTGACTTTGTTGACCGGGGATACTACAGTCTGGAGACATTCACCTACCTGCTGGTCCTGAAAGCCAAATGGCCCGATCGCATCACACTTTTACGTGGAAACCACGAGAGCAGACAGATCACTCAAGTTTATGGCTTTTATG atgAGTGCCAGACCAAGTATGGGAATGCAAATGCGTGGCGTTATTGCACCAAAGTGTTTGATATGTTAACAGTTGCAGCT ttgatgGATGAGCAGATCCTGTGTGTTCACGGAGGCCTCTCCCCAGACATTAAAACCCTAGATCAAATTCGAACCATTGAGCGGAACCAGGAGATCCCTCACAAAGGAGCATTTTGTGATCTGGTGTGGTCAGACCCTGAAGATGTGGACACTTGGGCCATCAGTCCCAGAGGAGCTGGCTGGCTCTTTGGTGCAAAGGTCACAAATGAG tttgttCACATCAACAACCTGAAGCTGATCTGCCGGGCACATCAACTTGTCCACGAAGGCTACAAGTTCATGTTTGACGAGAAGCTGGTCACAGTGTGGTCAGCTCCTAACTACTGCTATCGCTGCGGCAACATCGCCTCCATTATGGTCTTCAAAGATGCTAACACAAGAGAGCCAAAGCTCTTCAGAGCAGTACCCGACTCAGAAAGAGTCATTCCACCCCGAACAACAACACCTTATTTCCTGTAA
- the LOC120805579 gene encoding serine/threonine-protein phosphatase 6 catalytic subunit isoform X1 — MAPLDLDKYAEIAKQCKYLPENDLKRLCDYVCDLLLEESNVQPVSTPVTVCGDIHGQFYDLCELFRTGGQVPDTNYIFMGDFVDRGYYSLETFTYLLVLKAKWPDRITLLRGNHESRQITQVYGFYDECQTKYGNANAWRYCTKVFDMLTVAALMDEQILCVHGGLSPDIKTLDQIRTIERNQEIPHKGAFCDLVWSDPEDVDTWAISPRGAGWLFGAKVTNEFVHINNLKLICRAHQLVHEGYKFMFDEKLVTVWSAPNYCYRCGNIASIMVFKDANTREPKLFRAVPDSERVIPPRTTTPYFL, encoded by the exons ATGGCGCCTCTAGATTTGGATAAATATGCAGAGATCGCAAAACAGTGTAAATACCTCCCTGAAAATGACCTCAAG AGGTTATGTGACTACGTGTGTGATCTCCTACTGGAGGAGTCCAACGTTCAGCCTGTCTCTACTCCTGTAACAGTATGTGGGGACATACATGGACAG TTTTATGATCTCTGTGAACTCTTCCGAACTGGTGGCCAGGTTCCAGAcacaaattacatatttatg GGTGACTTTGTTGACCGGGGATACTACAGTCTGGAGACATTCACCTACCTGCTGGTCCTGAAAGCCAAATGGCCCGATCGCATCACACTTTTACGTGGAAACCACGAGAGCAGACAGATCACTCAAGTTTATGGCTTTTATG atgAGTGCCAGACCAAGTATGGGAATGCAAATGCGTGGCGTTATTGCACCAAAGTGTTTGATATGTTAACAGTTGCAGCT ttgatgGATGAGCAGATCCTGTGTGTTCACGGAGGCCTCTCCCCAGACATTAAAACCCTAGATCAAATTCGAACCATTGAGCGGAACCAGGAGATCCCTCACAAAGGAGCATTTTGTGATCTGGTGTGGTCAGACCCTGAAGATGTGGACACTTGGGCCATCAGTCCCAGAGGAGCTGGCTGGCTCTTTGGTGCAAAGGTCACAAATGAG tttgttCACATCAACAACCTGAAGCTGATCTGCCGGGCACATCAACTTGTCCACGAAGGCTACAAGTTCATGTTTGACGAGAAGCTGGTCACAGTGTGGTCAGCTCCTAACTACTGCTATCGCTGCGGCAACATCGCCTCCATTATGGTCTTCAAAGATGCTAACACAAGAGAGCCAAAGCTCTTCAGAGCAGTACCCGACTCAGAAAGAGTCATTCCACCCCGAACAACAACACCTTATTTCCTGTAA